From the genome of Acidobacteriota bacterium, one region includes:
- a CDS encoding DUF1330 domain-containing protein has product MPALLIINYDVTDTERLDTYRASAVAGLVELGEGTVLAVTDSTVDLGEGNGAGATTVILGFSSAESAQRAFASDEYQAVVGERIAATNPSFAIIVPMIDG; this is encoded by the coding sequence ATGCCCGCCCTACTTATCATCAATTACGACGTCACGGACACCGAACGTCTCGACACCTATCGGGCCTCGGCAGTCGCTGGCCTTGTGGAACTCGGAGAGGGGACTGTTTTGGCCGTCACAGACAGCACCGTAGATCTTGGTGAAGGAAACGGCGCCGGAGCGACAACCGTCATTCTCGGATTTTCCTCGGCAGAGTCGGCGCAACGTGCGTTCGCCTCGGACGAGTATCAGGCCGTGGTCGGTGAGCGAATCGCAGCCACGAATCCCAGCTTTGCGATCATTGTTCCAATGATCGACGGATAA
- a CDS encoding ABC-F family ATP-binding cassette domain-containing protein: MPAVHFSRVSFSYSSAVPVVVDTTFDLGPGWTGLVGPNGAGKTTLLSLISGARSPDTGSVVTDPAGLAPVLCAQRVDELTPDIETFSEGWERDAVRMRVRLNLEPDQLDRWTTLSPGERKRWQIGAALSRYPDVLLLDEPTNHLDTEARNVLVRSLETFDGCGVVVSHDRALLNQLTAKTIRVADGGRVELWSGRYDIAHEAWEAKTADQVAAYDKLKAYEKKLARRLDEQYRKTTLQDAKRIRERRSASKSDLDTRGSAATYRHERGQKTGAKTVSTMTKTLHAVSEEIAATGIGKIRGGAINFESTRANKEFLVRYRGDVTVGAATLFAVNVEVRRGDRIRIAGPNGVGKTSLLRHLINAATVPADKLLHLEQETSVQQAEKRLEDVRALPPGERGRVLSIVSALGSSPSALLASNEPSPGEARKLALAMALGTPRWLLVLDEPTNHLDLPSIERLEAALTEYQGALLLVTHDDDLADRVTTTTWTVTEHGI; the protein is encoded by the coding sequence ATGCCAGCTGTCCATTTTTCACGCGTTTCTTTTAGCTACTCGTCCGCAGTCCCCGTCGTCGTGGATACAACCTTTGACCTCGGTCCCGGTTGGACTGGCCTCGTCGGACCGAACGGAGCCGGGAAGACCACCCTGTTGTCCCTTATCTCTGGTGCCCGCTCGCCCGATACCGGTTCGGTGGTGACGGACCCCGCCGGCCTCGCCCCCGTTCTCTGCGCACAACGGGTAGACGAACTGACCCCCGACATCGAGACCTTCTCAGAGGGCTGGGAACGAGACGCTGTTCGAATGCGAGTTCGTCTGAACCTCGAGCCCGATCAGCTCGACCGCTGGACTACGTTGTCACCGGGAGAACGAAAGCGGTGGCAGATCGGAGCAGCGTTGTCGAGGTACCCCGACGTGCTGCTCCTCGACGAGCCAACCAACCACCTCGACACTGAAGCTCGCAATGTTCTCGTTCGCTCGCTCGAAACATTCGACGGTTGCGGGGTTGTTGTTTCCCACGATCGCGCCCTCTTGAACCAACTCACAGCAAAGACCATCCGCGTCGCGGACGGTGGTCGCGTCGAGTTATGGAGCGGGCGTTACGACATCGCCCACGAGGCTTGGGAAGCAAAAACTGCAGACCAAGTCGCGGCGTACGACAAATTGAAGGCATACGAAAAGAAGCTCGCACGACGCCTCGACGAGCAGTATAGAAAGACAACTTTGCAGGACGCTAAGCGGATTCGCGAGCGCAGAAGCGCCAGCAAGAGTGACCTCGACACGAGAGGATCAGCGGCCACCTACCGCCACGAACGTGGCCAGAAGACGGGCGCAAAGACTGTCTCGACAATGACAAAGACGCTCCACGCAGTGTCGGAGGAGATCGCAGCCACGGGCATAGGGAAGATTCGGGGTGGTGCGATCAACTTCGAGTCAACACGCGCAAACAAGGAATTCTTGGTCCGGTACCGCGGCGACGTGACTGTCGGAGCGGCGACTCTCTTTGCGGTAAACGTCGAGGTCAGACGTGGCGACCGCATCCGAATTGCCGGACCCAACGGCGTCGGCAAGACCTCCTTGTTGCGCCACCTCATCAACGCCGCGACAGTCCCCGCAGACAAGCTGTTGCACCTCGAGCAAGAAACATCGGTCCAACAGGCCGAGAAGCGGCTGGAGGATGTGCGGGCGCTGCCACCAGGTGAGAGAGGCCGAGTGCTGTCGATCGTATCAGCACTTGGGTCAAGCCCCTCGGCACTTCTGGCTTCGAACGAACCATCGCCGGGTGAAGCTAGGAAGCTGGCGCTAGCAATGGCGCTCGGTACGCCGAGGTGGCTGCTCGTACTGGACGAGCCGACCAACCATCTTGATCTCCCTTCGATCGAACGGCTAGAAGCAGCGCTCACCGAGTACCAAGGGGCACTGCTGCTCGTGACACACGACGACGATCTCGCTGACCGGGTGACAACGACCACCTGGACCGTCACCGAACATGGAATCTGA